In the Streptomyces formicae genome, one interval contains:
- a CDS encoding NAD-glutamate dehydrogenase, with translation MQTKLDEAKAELLARAARVAESSPAGGRLPSGTPTGTTSEATPDQDMALAFLQRYYLHTAPEDLADRDPVDVFGAAFSHYRLAENRPQGTANVRVHTPTVEENGWTCSHSVVEVVTDDMPFLVDSVTNELSRQGRGIHVVIHPQVVVRRDLTGKLLEVLADGAGAERPHDALVESWIHVEMDRETDRADLKQITADLLRILSDVRETVEDWEKMRDSALRIADELPAEPTAGDVPDQEVEEARELLRWLADNHFTFLGFREYTLTDDDSLAAVPGTGLGVLRADPQHGDDHHPVSPSFNRLPADARAKAREHKLLVLTKANSRATVHRPSYLDYVGVKKFDAEGNVVGERRFLGLFSSAAYTESVRRVPVIRRKVAEVLKGAGFSANSHDGRDLLQILETYPRDELFQTPADELRSIVTSVLYLQERRRLRLYLRKDEYGRYYSALVYLPRDRYTTGVRLRIIDILKEELNGASVDFTAWNTESILSRIHFVVRVPKGAEVPDLSDADVERIEGRLVDAARSWADGFAEALTAECGEERAAELLRQYGGAFPEGYKADHTPRAAVADLQHLEHLTQGEKDFELSLYEPVGASPGERRFKIYRSGEQVSLSAVLPVLQRLGVEVTDERPYELRCTDRTHAWIYDFGLRMPKSPNGNGDYLGDDGRERFQEAFGAAWTGAAEVDGFNSLVLRAGLNWRQAMVLRAYAKYLRQAGATFSQDYMEDTLRNNVHTTRLLVSLFEARMSPGHQRAGTELTDGLLEELDGALDQVASLDEDRILRSFLTVIKATLRTNFFQQTESGKPHNYVSMKFDPQAIPDLPAPRPAYEIWVYSPRVEGVHLRFGKVARGGLRWSDRKEDFRTEILGLVKAQMVKNTVIVPVGAKGGFVAKQLPDPSVDRDAWLAEGVACYKTFISALLDITDNLVAGEVVHPADVVRHDEDDTYLVVAADKGTATFSDIANQVAESYDFWLGDAFASGGSAGYDHKGMGITARGAWESVKRHFRELGTDTQSEDFTVVGVGDMSGDVFGNGMLLSEHIRLVAAFDHRHIFIDPRPDAATSYAERRRLFELPRSSWADYSKELLSAGGGIFPRSAKSIQLNAHIREALGIETGVAKMTPADLMKTILQAPVDLLWNGGIGTYVKSSAESNADVGDKANDAIRVNGADLRVKVVGEGGNLGLTQLGRIEFARAGGRINTDAIDNSAGVDTSDHEVNIKILLNAVVANGDMTVKQRNKLLAEMTDEVGHLVLRNNYAQNTALANAIFQSSSLLHAHQRFMRRLGKQGHLDRGLEFLPNDRQIRELLNSSRGLSQPELAVLLAYTKITAADELIQTTLPDDEYLRRLLHAYFPKALRERFPDQVDGHALRREIITTVLVNDTVNTGGSTFLHRLREETGASLEEIVRAQLAAREIFGLSEVWDAVEALDNVVAADVQTRIRLHSRRLVERGTRWLLNNRPQPLQLAETIGFFSAGVTQVWDELPNLLRGSDLEWYQGIRDELTAAGVPGELAQRVAGFSSAFPALDIVAVADRMGREPMDVAEVYYDLGDRLRITQLMDRIIELPRADRWQSMARASIREDLYAAHAALTADILAVGNGGSTPEQRFKAWEEKNAPILSRARTTLEEIHSSDAFDLANLSVAMRTMRTLLRTHS, from the coding sequence ATGCAGACCAAGCTGGACGAAGCCAAGGCCGAGCTGCTCGCGCGGGCCGCCCGGGTAGCTGAGAGCAGCCCGGCCGGGGGACGCCTACCGAGCGGCACACCGACCGGGACGACGAGCGAGGCCACGCCGGACCAGGACATGGCTCTCGCGTTCCTCCAGCGTTACTACCTGCACACCGCCCCGGAGGACCTCGCCGACCGCGACCCGGTCGACGTCTTCGGCGCCGCCTTCTCCCACTACCGGCTCGCCGAGAACCGCCCCCAGGGGACGGCCAACGTGCGGGTCCACACCCCGACGGTCGAGGAGAACGGCTGGACGTGCAGCCACTCCGTCGTCGAGGTGGTCACCGACGACATGCCCTTCCTCGTCGACTCCGTCACCAACGAGCTGTCCCGCCAGGGCCGCGGCATCCACGTGGTGATCCACCCCCAGGTCGTCGTCCGCCGCGATCTGACCGGGAAGCTCCTGGAGGTGCTGGCCGACGGCGCCGGCGCGGAGCGCCCGCACGACGCGCTCGTCGAGTCGTGGATCCACGTCGAGATGGACCGCGAGACGGACCGCGCGGACCTCAAGCAGATCACCGCCGATCTGCTGCGGATCCTCTCCGACGTCCGCGAGACGGTCGAGGACTGGGAGAAGATGCGCGACTCCGCGCTGCGCATCGCCGACGAGCTGCCCGCCGAGCCCACCGCGGGCGACGTGCCGGACCAGGAGGTCGAGGAGGCCCGCGAGCTGCTGCGCTGGCTCGCCGACAACCACTTCACCTTCCTGGGCTTCCGCGAGTACACGCTCACCGACGACGACTCCCTCGCCGCCGTCCCCGGCACCGGCCTCGGCGTGCTGCGCGCCGACCCGCAGCACGGCGACGACCACCACCCGGTGAGCCCGTCCTTCAACCGGCTGCCCGCCGACGCCCGCGCCAAGGCCCGTGAGCACAAGCTCCTCGTCCTGACGAAGGCCAACAGCAGGGCGACCGTGCACCGCCCGTCCTACCTCGACTACGTCGGCGTGAAGAAGTTCGACGCCGAGGGGAACGTCGTCGGTGAGCGGCGCTTCCTCGGGCTCTTCTCGTCCGCCGCGTACACCGAGTCCGTGCGCCGCGTCCCCGTCATCCGCCGCAAGGTGGCGGAGGTCCTCAAGGGCGCCGGGTTCTCGGCCAACAGCCACGACGGGCGCGACCTGCTCCAGATCCTGGAGACGTACCCGCGCGACGAGCTCTTCCAGACGCCCGCCGACGAGCTGCGCTCCATCGTGACCAGCGTCCTCTACCTCCAGGAGCGCCGTCGGCTCCGGCTCTACCTGCGCAAGGACGAGTACGGGCGCTACTACTCCGCCCTGGTCTACCTGCCGCGCGACCGCTACACCACCGGCGTCCGGCTGCGGATCATCGACATCCTCAAGGAGGAGCTGAACGGCGCCAGCGTCGACTTCACCGCCTGGAACACGGAGTCGATCCTCTCCCGCATCCACTTCGTGGTCCGGGTGCCCAAGGGCGCCGAGGTCCCCGACCTCTCCGACGCGGACGTCGAGCGCATCGAGGGGCGGCTCGTCGACGCCGCCCGCTCCTGGGCCGACGGCTTCGCCGAGGCGCTGACCGCCGAGTGCGGCGAGGAGCGTGCCGCCGAGCTGCTCCGCCAGTACGGGGGCGCCTTCCCCGAGGGCTACAAGGCCGACCACACGCCGCGCGCGGCCGTCGCCGACCTCCAGCACCTGGAGCACCTCACCCAGGGCGAGAAGGACTTCGAGCTCTCCTTGTACGAGCCGGTGGGCGCGTCCCCCGGTGAGCGCCGCTTCAAGATCTACCGCTCCGGCGAGCAGGTCTCCCTCTCCGCCGTGCTGCCCGTGTTGCAGCGCCTCGGCGTCGAGGTCACCGACGAGCGTCCGTACGAGCTGCGCTGCACCGACCGTACGCACGCGTGGATCTACGACTTCGGGCTGCGCATGCCCAAGTCCCCCAACGGCAACGGCGACTACCTCGGCGACGACGGCCGCGAGCGCTTCCAGGAGGCGTTCGGCGCCGCCTGGACCGGGGCCGCCGAGGTCGACGGGTTCAACTCGCTGGTCCTGCGCGCCGGGCTCAACTGGCGTCAGGCGATGGTCCTGCGGGCCTACGCGAAGTACCTGCGCCAGGCCGGGGCGACCTTCAGCCAGGACTACATGGAGGACACCCTCCGCAACAACGTCCACACCACGCGGCTGCTCGTCTCGCTCTTCGAGGCGCGCATGTCGCCGGGCCACCAGCGGGCCGGGACCGAGCTGACCGACGGGCTCCTCGAAGAGCTCGACGGGGCGCTCGACCAGGTGGCCTCACTCGACGAGGACCGGATCCTGCGGTCCTTCCTCACGGTCATCAAGGCGACCCTGCGCACGAACTTCTTCCAGCAGACGGAGAGCGGCAAGCCGCACAACTACGTCTCCATGAAGTTCGACCCGCAGGCCATCCCCGACCTGCCCGCGCCCCGTCCCGCGTACGAGATCTGGGTGTACTCGCCCCGCGTCGAGGGCGTCCACCTGCGCTTCGGCAAGGTCGCGCGCGGCGGTCTGCGCTGGTCGGACCGGAAGGAAGACTTCCGGACCGAGATCCTCGGTCTCGTGAAGGCGCAGATGGTGAAGAACACCGTCATCGTGCCGGTCGGCGCCAAGGGCGGCTTCGTCGCCAAGCAGCTGCCCGACCCGTCCGTGGACCGTGACGCGTGGCTCGCCGAGGGCGTGGCCTGCTACAAGACGTTCATCTCCGCGCTGCTCGACATCACCGACAACCTGGTGGCGGGCGAGGTCGTGCACCCGGCCGACGTCGTGCGCCACGACGAGGACGACACCTACCTTGTCGTCGCCGCCGACAAGGGCACCGCGACGTTCTCGGACATCGCCAACCAGGTCGCCGAGTCGTACGACTTCTGGCTCGGGGACGCCTTCGCCTCCGGCGGCTCCGCCGGATACGACCACAAGGGCATGGGCATCACCGCCCGCGGCGCCTGGGAGTCCGTCAAGCGGCACTTCAGGGAGCTGGGCACCGACACCCAGTCCGAGGACTTCACGGTCGTCGGCGTCGGTGACATGAGCGGTGACGTGTTCGGCAACGGCATGCTGCTGAGCGAGCACATCAGGCTCGTGGCCGCCTTCGACCACCGGCACATCTTCATCGACCCCCGGCCCGACGCGGCGACGTCGTACGCCGAGCGCCGCCGCCTCTTCGAGCTGCCGCGCTCCTCCTGGGCCGACTACAGCAAGGAGCTGCTCTCCGCGGGCGGCGGGATCTTCCCCCGCTCCGCCAAGTCGATCCAGCTCAACGCGCACATCCGCGAGGCGCTCGGCATCGAGACCGGCGTCGCCAAGATGACCCCGGCCGACCTGATGAAGACGATCCTCCAGGCGCCGGTCGACCTGCTGTGGAACGGCGGCATCGGTACGTACGTGAAGTCGTCGGCGGAGTCCAACGCGGACGTCGGCGACAAGGCCAACGACGCCATCCGCGTCAACGGCGCCGACCTGCGCGTCAAGGTCGTCGGCGAGGGCGGCAACCTCGGTCTGACGCAGCTGGGCCGCATCGAGTTCGCGCGGGCCGGCGGCCGGATCAACACCGACGCCATCGACAACAGCGCGGGCGTGGACACCTCCGACCACGAGGTGAACATCAAGATCCTGCTCAACGCGGTCGTCGCGAACGGCGACATGACCGTCAAGCAGCGCAACAAGCTGCTCGCCGAGATGACCGACGAGGTCGGGCACCTGGTCCTGCGCAACAACTACGCGCAGAACACCGCGCTGGCCAACGCGATCTTCCAGTCGTCGTCCCTGCTCCACGCCCACCAGCGCTTCATGCGCCGCCTGGGCAAGCAGGGCCACCTCGACCGGGGTCTGGAGTTCCTGCCCAACGACCGGCAGATCCGCGAGCTGCTCAACTCCAGCCGCGGCCTGTCCCAGCCCGAGCTCGCCGTCCTCCTCGCCTACACGAAGATCACGGCGGCGGACGAGCTGATCCAGACGACGCTGCCCGACGACGAGTACCTGCGGCGCCTGCTGCACGCGTACTTCCCCAAGGCGCTGCGCGAGCGGTTCCCCGACCAGGTCGACGGGCACGCGCTGCGCCGCGAGATCATCACGACCGTCCTGGTCAACGACACGGTGAACACCGGTGGTTCGACCTTCCTGCACCGGCTCCGCGAGGAGACGGGCGCGTCGCTCGAGGAGATCGTGCGGGCGCAGCTCGCCGCGCGCGAGATCTTCGGCCTGAGCGAGGTGTGGGACGCGGTCGAGGCACTCGACAACGTGGTCGCCGCCGATGTGCAGACCCGCATCCGGCTGCACTCGCGCCGCCTGGTGGAGCGCGGTACGCGCTGGCTGCTCAACAACCGGCCGCAGCCGCTGCAACTCGCCGAGACCATCGGCTTCTTCAGCGCGGGCGTCACCCAGGTCTGGGACGAGCTGCCGAACCTGCTCCGCGGCTCCGACCTGGAGTGGTACCAGGGCATCCGCGACGAGCTGACCGCCGCGGGCGTCCCCGGTGAACTCGCCCAGCGCGTCGCCGGGTTCTCCTCCGCCTTCCCGGCGCTCGACATCGTCGCGGTCGCCGACCGGATGGGCAGGGAGCCGATGGACGTCGCCGAGGTCTACTACGACCTCGGTGACCGGCTGCGGATCACCCAGCTCATGGACCGCATCATCGAGCTGCCGCGGGCCGACCGCTGGCAGTCCATGGCGCGCGCCTCCATCCGCGAGGACCTGTACGCGGCGCACGCCGCGCTGACGGCGGACATCCTCGCCGTGGGCAACGGCGGCTCGACGCCGGAGCAGCGCTTCAAGGCGTGGGAGGAGAAGAACGCGCCGATCCTGAGCAGGGCGCGGACGACCCTGGAGGAGATCCACAGCTCGGACGCGTTCGACCTGGCGAACCTGTCGGTGGCGATGCGGACGATGCGCACGCTGCTGCGCACGCACTCGTAG
- a CDS encoding DJ-1/PfpI family protein, whose amino-acid sequence MAAKILIVTGDAAESLEVLYPFQRLREEGYDVHIAAPARKRLRFVVHDFEPGFDTYTEKPGYTWPADLAFSEVDPGQYAALVIPGGRAPEYLRNDPELRKILKAFFDSDKPVAQICHGPLLTAAIGGLTGRRVTAYPALELDMQAAGATFQDAEAVVDGTLVSARAWPDHSGWMREFLTVLRAKAPVT is encoded by the coding sequence ATGGCAGCCAAGATCCTGATAGTGACCGGTGACGCGGCGGAGTCGCTGGAGGTCCTCTACCCCTTCCAGCGGCTGCGCGAGGAGGGGTACGACGTCCACATCGCCGCACCCGCCCGCAAGAGGCTGCGGTTCGTGGTGCACGACTTCGAGCCGGGCTTCGACACGTACACCGAGAAGCCCGGCTACACCTGGCCCGCGGACCTCGCCTTCTCGGAGGTGGATCCCGGCCAGTACGCCGCCCTGGTGATCCCCGGCGGCCGGGCCCCGGAGTACCTGCGCAACGACCCCGAGCTCCGCAAGATCCTCAAGGCCTTCTTCGACTCGGACAAGCCGGTCGCGCAGATCTGCCACGGCCCGCTCCTGACGGCGGCGATCGGCGGCCTCACCGGCCGCAGGGTCACGGCGTACCCGGCTCTGGAGCTGGACATGCAGGCGGCGGGCGCGACCTTCCAGGACGCGGAGGCGGTGGTGGACGGCACCCTGGTCTCGGCCCGCGCCTGGCCGGACCACTCGGGGTGGATGAGGGAGTTCCTGACGGTGCTGCGGGCGAAGGCGCCGGTGACGTAA
- a CDS encoding LuxR C-terminal-related transcriptional regulator, with product MGFGFGQRRGGQLPAELTSFVGRVDELTQVRAAFAYARLVTLVGPGGVGKSRTALRAAAGLGERFPDGVWLAELSALRDPELIPATLAAVLELPEQSGMAPLDAVVAHLQGRRLLIVLDTCEHLVDACAMLSDILLREAADVCVLATSRQPLDVPGEHCCPVAPLAPDDAVELFAQRAASVVPGFAVGEGNREQLLALTRRLDCIPLALELAAVRLRAVSIEELVARLDDRFQVLTGGRRTALSRHQTLRTAIDWSHELCTPAEQLLWARLSVFAGSFELTAAEQVCGGGELPVGEVLGQLIGLVDKSVVQRLGESGNRYRLLDTLREYGAERLGGVEGDGGAGLRARHFAYYRDLGRRFEEGFFSDRQPALHRAVGAEIADLRAALEYAYATEGRAAEGLRLAARLWPYWRASGALSEGGYWMEKGLELVPEDCTARAWGLLATGAFAVWTADLATAVEHMALSLESAVRAGDEEVALFAEGYASGLAALCGEETGLAALEDVRRRMLESGTLLGLVVMGYEGALLRAVLGDTEGALDLCGQGLARLEGTGERQIYGSTLMAQGLVQWLGGERDAGVASLCRGLEAASEVDEVLVAAMCCHGLAWAAAREGRQVRAAWLFGYAENARRLGGDPIGMLPTLLEQQEAARKSVLEELGAGQFERWHAVGARLSGQQVLDAVRVDADTPCRPPAQRAGRRATGADVLTRREREVAVLVAQGLSNREIAERLVISKRTADAHVEHILAKLGVGSRTEIAAATEIAGVTEAG from the coding sequence ATGGGTTTCGGCTTCGGGCAGCGGCGGGGCGGGCAACTGCCCGCCGAACTGACCTCGTTCGTCGGTCGTGTGGACGAACTGACGCAGGTGCGGGCGGCGTTCGCGTACGCGCGGCTCGTCACGCTGGTCGGGCCGGGCGGGGTGGGCAAGAGCCGTACCGCGCTGCGGGCCGCCGCGGGGCTCGGGGAGCGGTTTCCCGACGGGGTGTGGCTGGCCGAGCTGTCCGCGTTGCGGGATCCGGAGCTGATCCCCGCCACGCTCGCCGCGGTCCTGGAGCTGCCCGAGCAGTCGGGGATGGCGCCGCTGGACGCGGTGGTGGCCCATCTGCAGGGGCGACGGCTGCTCATCGTGCTGGACACGTGTGAGCATCTGGTCGACGCCTGCGCGATGTTGTCCGACATCCTGCTGCGCGAGGCCGCGGACGTGTGTGTGCTCGCGACCAGTCGGCAGCCGTTGGACGTGCCGGGGGAGCACTGCTGTCCGGTCGCTCCGCTGGCGCCCGATGACGCCGTGGAGCTGTTCGCCCAGCGGGCGGCTTCCGTCGTGCCGGGCTTCGCGGTGGGCGAGGGCAACCGCGAGCAGCTGCTCGCGCTGACCCGGCGGCTCGACTGCATTCCGCTCGCCCTGGAGCTGGCCGCCGTGCGGCTGCGGGCGGTCTCCATCGAGGAGCTTGTCGCGCGGCTGGACGACCGTTTCCAGGTGCTCACCGGGGGGCGGCGCACGGCGCTTTCCCGCCATCAGACCTTGCGTACGGCCATCGACTGGTCGCATGAACTGTGCACTCCCGCCGAGCAGTTGCTCTGGGCCCGGCTGTCGGTGTTCGCGGGATCGTTCGAGCTCACCGCGGCCGAACAGGTCTGCGGGGGCGGCGAGTTGCCCGTGGGCGAGGTGCTCGGGCAGCTCATCGGGCTCGTCGACAAGTCCGTGGTGCAGCGGCTCGGCGAGTCGGGGAACAGGTACCGGCTGCTCGACACCCTGCGGGAGTACGGGGCCGAGCGGCTCGGCGGGGTGGAGGGCGACGGGGGCGCGGGGCTGCGGGCCCGGCACTTCGCGTACTACCGGGATCTCGGCCGGCGCTTCGAGGAAGGTTTCTTCAGTGACCGGCAGCCCGCGCTGCACCGTGCGGTCGGCGCGGAGATCGCCGACCTGCGGGCCGCCCTCGAATACGCGTACGCGACCGAGGGCCGGGCGGCGGAGGGCCTCAGGCTCGCGGCCCGCCTCTGGCCGTACTGGCGCGCCTCCGGAGCGCTCTCCGAAGGCGGGTACTGGATGGAGAAGGGCCTGGAGCTGGTCCCCGAGGACTGCACGGCGCGGGCCTGGGGGCTCCTCGCGACCGGTGCCTTCGCCGTGTGGACCGCGGATCTCGCGACGGCCGTCGAGCACATGGCGCTCTCCCTGGAGTCCGCGGTGCGCGCGGGCGACGAGGAGGTGGCGCTCTTCGCCGAGGGGTACGCCAGCGGGCTCGCGGCACTGTGCGGGGAGGAGACGGGGCTCGCCGCCCTCGAGGACGTACGACGCCGGATGCTGGAGAGCGGCACCCTGCTCGGCCTGGTGGTGATGGGGTACGAGGGCGCGCTGCTGCGGGCCGTCCTCGGGGACACCGAGGGGGCCCTCGACCTGTGCGGGCAGGGGCTCGCGCGGCTCGAAGGAACCGGCGAGCGCCAGATCTACGGGTCCACGCTCATGGCCCAGGGGCTCGTGCAGTGGCTCGGGGGGGAGCGGGACGCGGGCGTCGCGTCGCTGTGCCGGGGTCTCGAGGCGGCGAGCGAGGTCGACGAGGTCCTGGTGGCCGCGATGTGCTGCCACGGTCTGGCGTGGGCGGCCGCGCGGGAGGGGCGGCAGGTGCGGGCGGCCTGGCTGTTCGGGTACGCGGAGAACGCGCGGCGGCTCGGCGGCGACCCCATCGGCATGCTGCCCACGCTCCTGGAGCAGCAGGAGGCGGCGCGCAAGTCGGTGCTGGAGGAGCTGGGGGCGGGCCAGTTCGAGCGCTGGCACGCGGTGGGGGCGCGGCTCTCCGGGCAGCAGGTGCTCGACGCGGTGCGGGTCGACGCGGACACGCCGTGCAGGCCGCCAGCCCAGCGGGCCGGGCGGCGGGCCACGGGCGCCGACGTGCTGACGCGGCGCGAGCGGGAGGTGGCGGTGCTGGTGGCGCAGGGGCTTTCCAACCGGGAGATCGCCGAGCGCCTCGTCATCTCGAAGCGGACCGCGGACGCGCACGTGGAGCACATCCTCGCGAAGCTGGGCGTCGGCTCGCGCACGGAGATCGCCGCGGCCACGGAGATCGCGGGTGTGACGGAGGCGGGGTAG
- a CDS encoding HAD family hydrolase, protein MGKLLRGAHIVWDWNGTLLHDIHTVIEATNASFAEIGLEAITLERYRDLYCVPIPKFYERLIGRLPSDAEWRVMDAVFHKHYWARVESCGLTEGAAQLLAARRADGRTQSLLSLAPHEHLVPIVRRHGIEEHFVRIDGRTDDSHAGKAERMVRHLDALGEVVAVERVVVVGDAVDDAVAAAHVGARAVLYTGGSHSRRSLEVAGVPVVDSLAEAVAEAERLAA, encoded by the coding sequence ATGGGGAAGCTGTTGCGCGGGGCGCATATCGTGTGGGACTGGAACGGGACCCTCCTGCATGACATACACACGGTGATCGAGGCCACGAACGCCTCGTTCGCGGAGATCGGGCTCGAGGCGATCACGCTGGAGAGGTATCGCGATCTGTACTGCGTGCCGATTCCCAAGTTCTACGAGCGGCTGATCGGGCGGCTGCCCAGCGACGCGGAGTGGCGGGTCATGGACGCCGTCTTCCACAAGCACTACTGGGCCCGGGTGGAGAGTTGCGGGCTGACCGAGGGGGCCGCGCAGTTGTTGGCCGCCCGGCGGGCCGACGGACGTACGCAGTCGTTGTTGTCGCTGGCTCCGCACGAGCACCTGGTGCCGATCGTGCGTCGGCACGGGATCGAGGAGCACTTCGTGCGGATCGACGGGCGGACCGACGACTCCCACGCGGGGAAGGCCGAGCGGATGGTGCGGCACCTCGATGCGCTCGGCGAGGTGGTGGCCGTGGAGCGGGTCGTGGTCGTGGGGGACGCCGTGGACGACGCCGTGGCCGCCGCTCACGTGGGGGCCAGGGCCGTTCTCTACACCGGGGGTTCGCACAGCAGGCGGAGCCTGGAGGTCGCCGGGGTTCCGGTGGTGGACAGTCTCGCGGAGGCCGTCGCGGAGGCAGAGCGGCTCGCGGCCTGA
- a CDS encoding DUF6912 family protein — MRVYVPLTLPRLAEAYKAGEVAPGPLVAYAVTPALREWYVSDDIEELEYAALNRAAAASLRLVAGDPDAARRRVVLAADVPDGVAVADPDRGLDQGALGEVRIAAGLSLGKAAAVHVDSGDAEEDVRAAAAALGAADQGDDDARFVVDGAEDHELLWFAVQEIPGLID, encoded by the coding sequence ATGCGCGTCTACGTTCCCCTGACACTGCCCCGGCTCGCGGAGGCGTACAAGGCCGGGGAGGTGGCGCCCGGACCGCTGGTCGCCTACGCCGTGACGCCCGCGCTGCGGGAGTGGTACGTCTCCGATGACATCGAGGAACTGGAGTACGCGGCGCTGAACCGGGCCGCGGCGGCGTCGCTGCGGCTGGTGGCGGGGGATCCGGATGCGGCGCGGCGGCGCGTCGTGCTCGCGGCGGATGTCCCCGACGGGGTGGCGGTGGCCGATCCGGACCGGGGGCTCGATCAGGGGGCGCTCGGGGAGGTGCGGATCGCCGCGGGGCTTTCGTTGGGGAAGGCGGCGGCGGTGCATGTGGACTCGGGGGACGCGGAGGAGGACGTGCGGGCCGCGGCGGCCGCGCTGGGGGCGGCGGATCAGGGGGACGACGACGCGCGGTTCGTGGTGGACGGGGCGGAGGATCATGAGCTGTTGTGGTTCGCGGTGCAGGAGATTCCGGGGCTGATCGACTGA
- a CDS encoding Rv3235 family protein codes for MRKVMTRPRRRPPTGRPPTSRPPTRTDSRRPTPTRQPPPRTTPSASPPAPPAAIPAQPPPHPTELFAERLVLVLSGQRPMHWVARHIANTAFDDLARLAELRPLGTDGGHRPTIHRIGHYQPHPETYEVFARIATGPRLRALAFRLHLGTDRKWRCTAVETERTP; via the coding sequence ATGCGCAAGGTGATGACCAGGCCACGCCGACGCCCACCCACGGGCCGGCCACCGACGAGCCGCCCGCCCACCCGCACGGACAGCCGCCGCCCCACCCCGACCCGCCAGCCACCACCCCGTACGACCCCGTCCGCGTCTCCGCCCGCGCCCCCGGCGGCGATCCCGGCCCAGCCACCCCCGCACCCCACGGAACTCTTCGCCGAACGCCTGGTCCTGGTCCTCAGCGGCCAACGCCCCATGCACTGGGTGGCCCGCCACATCGCCAACACGGCCTTCGACGACCTGGCGCGCCTGGCGGAGCTCCGCCCCCTGGGCACGGACGGCGGACACCGCCCCACGATCCACCGCATCGGCCACTACCAGCCGCACCCGGAGACCTACGAGGTCTTCGCCCGCATCGCGACGGGCCCGAGGCTCAGGGCGCTGGCGTTCAGGCTGCACCTCGGCACGGACAGAAAGTGGCGCTGCACGGCGGTGGAAACGGAACGCACACCCTGA